One stretch of Candidatus Ancaeobacter aquaticus DNA includes these proteins:
- a CDS encoding efflux transporter outer membrane subunit — MTTHSLKWTANRTVRCACFIALSFVFLSLNGCFFRLGPNYAPPQTAVSPEWSQENNNDVKKGPGQYRNWWSAFNDPVLNALIEKAYEENLTLHVAGIRVLQARTQLGIAVGNWFPQSQQANGSLERQSLSAYSTQGLSAPTHNFSQAAIGGLASWEIDFWGKFSRAIESANMSLMSSAADYDNTLVTLIADVASTYVSIRTLQKRLLIAHENVTVQKESLKIAETRFKGGTTSDRDVEQAKTILASTQADIPTIETNLIQAVNLLSTLLGKPPFIISDFIGAQAVKIPTPQEQVAIGIPADLLRRRPDIRQAEYDAAAQCARIGIAKADLLPAFSLNGSLSWKASNMTTFPLSNMWDYNAFSGSMGPSFKWNILNYGRIINNVRTQDALFQEKLLLYQDKVLQAQREVENALTGFVKSQQRASFLLQSVSAAKRSTDLAVIQYQQGMTDFTTVLTAQQELLLQQNNHAVARGAISQNLVSMYRALGGGWEIREGKDFVPTSIQTKMKERTYWGNLLKPKVSETDPVEASKPVIRLPDM, encoded by the coding sequence ATGACTACACATTCTCTTAAGTGGACAGCTAACCGCACAGTACGCTGTGCGTGTTTCATAGCTCTATCTTTCGTATTTCTCTCGCTAAACGGTTGTTTTTTTCGCTTAGGCCCTAATTATGCTCCCCCGCAAACAGCTGTTTCACCTGAGTGGTCTCAAGAAAATAACAATGATGTAAAAAAAGGACCGGGTCAATACCGTAACTGGTGGAGCGCTTTTAACGATCCTGTACTTAACGCGTTGATAGAAAAGGCGTACGAAGAGAATCTCACGCTACATGTCGCCGGCATACGTGTTTTGCAGGCACGAACACAGCTAGGGATCGCTGTTGGCAACTGGTTCCCACAATCACAGCAGGCTAATGGTTCCCTCGAACGGCAAAGCTTAAGTGCATATTCAACACAAGGTCTTTCCGCACCAACACATAACTTTTCACAAGCAGCTATTGGCGGGCTTGCAAGCTGGGAAATCGATTTCTGGGGGAAATTTAGCCGCGCAATAGAATCTGCAAACATGTCACTTATGTCAAGCGCTGCTGATTATGATAATACCCTCGTTACCCTTATTGCGGATGTTGCATCAACATATGTTTCAATAAGAACACTCCAAAAACGTCTTCTGATCGCACATGAAAACGTTACTGTACAGAAAGAAAGCCTAAAAATCGCTGAGACTCGTTTCAAAGGCGGAACCACTTCTGATCGTGATGTCGAACAGGCAAAAACCATACTTGCAAGTACTCAGGCTGATATACCTACTATAGAAACAAATTTGATCCAGGCAGTAAATCTCTTGAGTACACTGCTCGGTAAGCCACCTTTTATTATATCAGATTTTATCGGTGCTCAAGCAGTAAAGATCCCAACACCACAAGAACAGGTTGCGATAGGTATTCCCGCGGATCTTTTGCGCCGTCGGCCAGATATCCGTCAGGCAGAATATGACGCTGCCGCCCAATGTGCCCGTATCGGAATAGCAAAAGCTGATCTTCTTCCCGCTTTTAGTTTAAATGGATCGTTGAGCTGGAAAGCTTCAAACATGACTACTTTTCCACTAAGCAACATGTGGGATTATAATGCTTTCAGTGGCAGTATGGGGCCTTCATTTAAATGGAATATTTTAAACTATGGACGCATTATAAATAATGTACGTACGCAAGACGCTCTGTTCCAGGAAAAACTGCTCTTATATCAAGATAAAGTTTTGCAGGCACAAAGAGAAGTTGAAAACGCGTTAACCGGTTTTGTAAAATCACAGCAGCGTGCATCGTTTCTCTTGCAAAGTGTTTCCGCAGCTAAACGGTCGACCGATCTTGCAGTAATCCAATATCAACAAGGTATGACCGACTTTACCACTGTTCTGACTGCACAGCAGGAATTGTTATTACAACAGAATAATCATGCCGTTGCACGGGGTGCTATCTCTCAAAATCTGGTGTCGATGTATCGTGCATTAGGCGGCGGATGGGAAATACGGGAAGGAAAAGATTTTGTACCTACTTCGATTCAAACAAAAATGAAGGAACGTACATACTGGGGAAATCTACTGAAACCGAAAGTATCCGAAACTGATCCGGTAGAAGCTTCAAAACCGGTTATCCGTTTACCTGATATGTAG
- a CDS encoding TspO/MBR family protein, with the protein MKLNYLLIPIITFLTAFVGGCFTSSGMEWYRTINLPAWTPPGSVIGMVWTVIFILSTIAALIVWNTSERNTVFWVIIAMFLCNALLNIGWCYIFFGKHLIGLAIIEAAVLDISVIILIILIWKSSVIASLLFFPYAVWVAFATYLTYTIWMLNR; encoded by the coding sequence ATGAAGCTAAATTATTTACTTATACCGATCATCACATTTCTCACGGCATTTGTCGGCGGGTGTTTTACGAGTAGCGGTATGGAATGGTACAGAACGATTAATCTGCCTGCGTGGACACCACCGGGGTCGGTTATCGGCATGGTGTGGACCGTTATATTTATACTCTCAACGATAGCCGCTCTTATCGTCTGGAACACCAGTGAAAGGAATACTGTTTTCTGGGTTATTATCGCGATGTTTTTGTGTAACGCACTTTTAAATATCGGGTGGTGTTATATCTTTTTTGGCAAGCATCTTATCGGGCTCGCAATAATTGAAGCGGCTGTGCTTGATATCAGCGTCATTATTTTAATCATACTTATATGGAAGTCCTCGGTGATTGCATCACTTTTGTTTTTTCCGTATGCTGTTTGGGTTGCATTTGCAACCTATCTTACATATACTATTTGGATGCTTAACAGATAG